One Alkalicoccus halolimnae DNA segment encodes these proteins:
- a CDS encoding MerR family transcriptional regulator codes for MSYKEKKVIGIGIASELTGLSERQIRYYEERKLIYPDRSKGGTRKYSFADVERLVDIANKMEDGMQTFEIRKEEMKKSDVRNKMLRGQLNAAFKMRK; via the coding sequence ATGTCATATAAAGAAAAAAAAGTTATCGGAATTGGAATCGCCAGTGAATTAACGGGATTATCCGAGAGACAAATACGCTATTACGAAGAAAGAAAGTTAATTTATCCGGACCGCAGTAAAGGCGGGACGCGCAAATATTCGTTTGCAGATGTTGAGCGCCTGGTTGACATTGCCAACAAAATGGAAGATGGAATGCAGACATTTGAAATACGCAAAGAAGAAATGAAAAAATCTGATGTACGTAATAAAATGCTCCGCGGCCAGCTAAACGCAGCTTTCAAAATGCGTAAATGA
- a CDS encoding IS110 family transposase, whose translation MNDTTKFVGLDVSKNTIAVAIADAGRDAPRFWGTIPHTVENVRKLMRKLGPSDRLRVCYEAGPTGYPLYRLLLSLGISCDIIAPSLIPQRPGERVKTDRRDALRLAQLYRAGELTSIYVPTEADEALRDLVRCREDAKEDELRARQRLSKFLLRHELRPPQGVKRQTKKYREWLDTLKFSQDTLRVVFREYYHQLKEMELRVQRLEDEIYTQSIQGVHASMIQALQCLKGVALITAIGIVAEIGSFHRFRTPGQLMAYAGLVPSEYSSGERRNQGGITKTGNRHIRRLLVEAGWSYRYSPAVKGDLKKRQVGSSPAVQLISWKAQNRLHKKFYRLLSKGKESHKAVTAVARELLGFIWAISREIDPLPPASDQM comes from the coding sequence ATGAATGATACCACAAAATTTGTTGGTCTGGACGTCTCCAAGAACACGATTGCTGTTGCGATCGCCGATGCAGGTCGAGATGCTCCTCGCTTTTGGGGCACCATCCCGCATACGGTAGAAAATGTTCGAAAGTTGATGCGTAAACTCGGTCCATCGGATCGTCTGCGTGTCTGTTATGAAGCCGGTCCTACGGGCTATCCATTGTATCGGCTGCTACTCTCTCTCGGTATCTCTTGTGACATTATCGCCCCCTCTCTCATTCCCCAACGACCGGGTGAGCGGGTGAAAACAGATCGTCGGGATGCGCTTCGGCTCGCACAGCTGTATCGTGCCGGAGAGTTAACCTCGATTTACGTGCCGACGGAAGCAGATGAAGCACTGCGCGATCTGGTGCGTTGCCGGGAAGATGCAAAAGAAGATGAACTTCGGGCCCGTCAAAGGTTGAGCAAGTTTCTCCTGCGCCACGAGCTTCGACCGCCGCAAGGCGTAAAGCGCCAAACGAAAAAATACAGAGAGTGGTTAGATACACTGAAGTTCTCTCAGGATACCCTGCGGGTCGTTTTCCGGGAATATTACCATCAGCTCAAGGAAATGGAACTACGCGTGCAACGGCTGGAAGACGAAATCTATACCCAGTCGATCCAAGGTGTGCACGCCTCCATGATTCAGGCACTTCAATGCCTCAAAGGGGTGGCACTCATTACAGCCATCGGAATTGTCGCAGAAATTGGGTCCTTTCATCGGTTCCGCACTCCCGGACAATTGATGGCATACGCTGGCCTCGTCCCCTCCGAATACTCGAGCGGAGAACGGCGGAATCAGGGAGGCATTACGAAAACCGGCAATCGGCATATACGTCGTTTGTTGGTGGAGGCAGGGTGGAGTTACCGCTATTCCCCGGCGGTCAAGGGAGACTTGAAAAAGCGACAAGTTGGCAGTTCTCCCGCAGTGCAGTTGATCTCCTGGAAAGCGCAAAACCGGCTTCATAAAAAATTTTACCGCTTGCTCTCCAAAGGAAAAGAAAGTCACAAAGCCGTTACTGCCGTCGCTCGGGAACTCCTTGGTTTCATCTGGGCGATCTCTCGAGAAATCGACCCGTTGCCACCCGCCAGTGACCAAATGTAA
- a CDS encoding SRPBCC family protein encodes MTMFSGTFFYKTEIDKPLDEVWEFFQNNENLAAITGFPKISILGDKEVFEGADIHLQMNFIVVKLHWKGEITKVVPDAYFMDEGIKLPFPFQAWRHVHAFKEVSPSSTKMIDRVEFSSLLPSPIIKGMLKGMFSDRKKQLRGIFGEVK; translated from the coding sequence TTGACTATGTTTTCAGGAACATTTTTTTACAAAACTGAGATTGATAAACCTCTTGATGAAGTATGGGAATTCTTTCAAAACAACGAGAATCTGGCAGCAATCACAGGTTTCCCTAAAATAAGTATTCTCGGTGATAAGGAAGTATTTGAAGGAGCCGATATCCATTTACAAATGAATTTTATAGTAGTAAAACTCCACTGGAAAGGTGAAATTACTAAAGTCGTCCCTGATGCTTATTTTATGGATGAAGGAATAAAACTGCCTTTCCCGTTTCAGGCATGGAGGCATGTGCACGCTTTCAAGGAAGTTTCCCCATCTAGTACTAAAATGATTGACAGAGTAGAATTTTCTTCTCTGCTGCCGTCTCCGATCATTAAAGGGATGCTTAAAGGGATGTTTTCAGATAGGAAAAAACAGCTTCGTGGTATTTTTGGTGAAGTCAAGTAA
- the cbpB gene encoding cyclic-di-AMP-binding protein CbpB, translating into MPNIQEKDLLADKLNAFIIPVDQVAHVQPSNSLEHALLVLVKSGYTAIPVLGSNNKLHGIISKARILDSILGIERMEPERLNNFLVSDVMAEDFITVQENSTFEKVMSLSIQYPFVCVEDENHAFAGIITRSKILANINGYLHDLRRARSVDNS; encoded by the coding sequence ATGCCTAATATACAGGAAAAAGATTTACTCGCCGATAAGCTGAATGCTTTTATTATTCCAGTAGATCAAGTCGCTCACGTTCAGCCGAGTAACTCACTGGAACATGCCCTGCTTGTACTTGTAAAATCAGGATATACAGCTATACCAGTCTTAGGTTCAAATAATAAATTGCACGGCATTATCAGCAAAGCACGAATTCTTGACTCCATACTCGGCATCGAGCGAATGGAACCTGAAAGACTTAATAACTTCCTGGTTTCTGACGTAATGGCTGAAGACTTTATTACCGTCCAGGAAAACTCCACTTTTGAAAAAGTCATGTCACTATCTATACAATATCCCTTTGTATGCGTTGAAGATGAAAATCATGCATTCGCTGGTATTATTACACGCAGTAAAATTCTCGCAAATATTAACGGTTATCTTCATGACCTCCGCCGTGCCAGATCAGTCGATAATTCTTAG
- a CDS encoding SDR family NAD(P)-dependent oxidoreductase: MQTPLLNKVVVITGASSGIGAEMALETARKGGLPVLIARSEDKLVKTAEKIIKETNTVPYIYPADVTDYIQMKKLIGELEEITGSIDVLINNAGVGVFDYITDIDMEEADTMFRVNVLGTMVCTKAVLPGMKKRAAGQIIFMSSIAGSIATPKAGVYAATKHAVNGFADACRLETKGFGIDINVVSPGPVETGFIDHADKEGTYKQSVASVILEAEEVARKTIRLVSRPKRQLILPAWMRIPIKIQKLSPGFFEWMAGSTLRKK, translated from the coding sequence ATGCAAACGCCACTTTTAAATAAAGTAGTAGTTATAACCGGCGCTTCGAGTGGAATAGGAGCTGAAATGGCTCTTGAAACTGCCAGAAAAGGCGGTCTCCCGGTATTAATTGCCAGATCTGAAGATAAACTCGTTAAGACAGCTGAAAAAATCATTAAGGAGACAAACACAGTACCTTACATATACCCGGCTGATGTGACCGATTATATCCAAATGAAGAAATTGATCGGTGAATTGGAAGAAATAACTGGATCTATCGATGTGCTTATAAATAATGCAGGAGTCGGGGTGTTTGACTATATCACTGATATAGACATGGAGGAGGCAGATACCATGTTTCGAGTGAATGTACTTGGAACAATGGTCTGTACGAAAGCAGTGCTTCCGGGTATGAAAAAAAGAGCAGCAGGTCAAATTATTTTTATGTCATCGATTGCAGGAAGTATTGCTACTCCGAAAGCAGGAGTTTATGCTGCCACAAAACATGCAGTGAATGGTTTCGCTGATGCTTGCAGATTGGAAACAAAAGGATTTGGCATAGATATAAATGTTGTTAGTCCGGGACCAGTGGAAACCGGTTTTATCGATCACGCTGATAAAGAGGGAACCTACAAACAAAGCGTGGCTTCTGTTATCCTCGAAGCTGAAGAAGTGGCTCGAAAAACGATCAGGCTGGTCAGCCGTCCAAAGAGACAATTAATTCTGCCTGCCTGGATGAGGATTCCTATAAAAATTCAGAAGTTATCTCCTGGATTTTTTGAATGGATGGCTGGAAGCACCCTCAGGAAAAAATAA
- a CDS encoding M20/M25/M40 family metallo-hydrolase: MVNEKRLLDEFLELVKVDSETKYEREIADVLIGKFEALGLKVTEDDSSTRTGHGAGNLIVTWEGTAEADPIYFTSHMDTVVPGLGVNPEVRNGYVYSDGTTVLGADDKAGIAAMMEAVRSIQEEEKKHGKVQFVITVGEESGLAGARELDVNLVEASYGYALDSDGSVGEIVTAAPNQSKIYATVHGKKAHAGVAPEKGVSAITAASKAIARMPLGRIDGETTANIGRIEGGSQTNIVCDKVEITAEARSLVKEKMNEQTKKMKSAFTEASEEMGASAEVKIQAVYPGFKQSEDDEVVAAAKRAVGNIGLEPRLKQSGGGSDANIIAGHGIPTVNLAVGYEDIHTTNERMPVSELIKLSELVKEIIHEVKK; this comes from the coding sequence ATTGTGAATGAAAAACGGCTGTTGGATGAATTTTTAGAACTTGTAAAGGTAGATTCAGAAACGAAATATGAGCGTGAAATAGCAGACGTTCTGATTGGTAAATTTGAGGCCCTCGGGCTAAAGGTCACGGAGGATGACTCCAGCACCAGGACAGGTCACGGAGCTGGTAACCTGATTGTTACATGGGAAGGCACTGCAGAAGCGGACCCAATTTATTTTACTTCCCATATGGATACTGTGGTTCCCGGACTCGGGGTCAATCCTGAAGTGCGCAACGGTTATGTATACTCCGACGGGACTACCGTACTTGGAGCGGATGATAAAGCTGGTATTGCAGCCATGATGGAGGCAGTCCGTTCGATTCAGGAAGAAGAAAAAAAGCACGGGAAAGTCCAGTTTGTTATAACAGTAGGAGAGGAATCAGGCCTTGCAGGAGCGAGAGAACTCGATGTGAACCTGGTAGAGGCTTCTTATGGATATGCGCTGGACAGTGATGGTTCTGTAGGTGAAATTGTTACTGCTGCTCCAAATCAATCAAAAATTTACGCGACCGTACATGGAAAAAAAGCTCATGCGGGCGTAGCACCCGAAAAAGGGGTTTCCGCCATAACGGCAGCTTCAAAAGCTATTGCACGGATGCCTCTCGGGAGAATCGATGGGGAAACGACTGCAAACATTGGAAGAATCGAAGGAGGAAGTCAGACGAATATAGTCTGTGACAAAGTAGAAATTACGGCAGAAGCAAGATCGCTCGTCAAAGAAAAAATGAATGAGCAGACGAAAAAAATGAAATCAGCTTTTACGGAAGCATCAGAAGAAATGGGAGCTTCGGCAGAGGTAAAGATTCAGGCAGTATATCCCGGCTTCAAACAGTCAGAAGATGATGAAGTAGTAGCTGCAGCAAAGCGGGCAGTGGGAAATATTGGACTTGAACCGCGGCTGAAGCAGAGTGGGGGAGGCAGTGATGCAAATATTATTGCCGGGCACGGGATCCCTACTGTAAATTTAGCTGTAGGATATGAAGACATTCATACTACTAACGAACGAATGCCTGTTTCAGAATTGATAAAGCTGAGTGAACTAGTAAAGGAAATAATACATGAAGTGAAAAAATAA
- a CDS encoding DNA polymerase IV produces MAGRVIFHVDMNSFYASVEAADDPILKGKPLAIAGNAKKRKGIVVTASYEARAKGIKPPLPLWEAKNLCRDLIVREPRFERYREKSRQIFELLFEYTDLVQPVSIDEGYMDVTDHINGSAVAMAEEIQQRLLDELGLPSSIGIAPNKFLAKTASDMKKPLGITVMRKREIRKNLWPLPAEEMHGIGKKTAERLALHHIHTIGDIAEQEPDRLISLFGVHGGRMYERAFGRDDRPVDPEKAKQFKSIGHSRTLPEDAGSLEEVKPVLKYMADSVSARLKRKYVYASGIQLTIRYSRWETVQRSSRLKAPLDDAEAILRQAMLLWEESWDGEPVRLVGITGIDLIPKGSAQKQLDLFSYENEQSEWEKEEMLRTLNKKYGKEIIRKGAVRPPDSS; encoded by the coding sequence ATGGCGGGGCGGGTGATTTTTCATGTCGATATGAATAGTTTTTATGCTTCAGTAGAAGCAGCGGATGACCCCATATTAAAGGGGAAGCCTCTTGCTATTGCCGGTAACGCAAAAAAAAGGAAAGGAATTGTGGTAACCGCAAGCTATGAAGCTCGTGCAAAAGGGATCAAACCACCTCTTCCTTTGTGGGAAGCGAAAAATCTCTGCCGAGATTTAATAGTGAGAGAACCGAGGTTTGAAAGGTACCGGGAAAAATCCCGTCAGATATTTGAACTGCTTTTTGAATATACCGATCTCGTCCAGCCTGTGTCTATTGATGAAGGGTATATGGACGTTACAGATCATATCAATGGCTCTGCTGTTGCTATGGCAGAGGAAATTCAACAGCGGCTGCTTGATGAATTAGGACTCCCGAGCAGTATCGGGATTGCTCCGAACAAATTTCTGGCAAAAACTGCCAGTGATATGAAAAAGCCGCTCGGCATTACCGTAATGCGAAAAAGAGAAATAAGGAAAAACCTCTGGCCGCTTCCCGCAGAAGAAATGCACGGAATTGGAAAAAAGACGGCAGAAAGGCTGGCCTTGCATCATATTCATACGATAGGGGATATTGCTGAACAGGAGCCGGACCGCCTGATTTCCCTTTTTGGAGTACATGGGGGTAGAATGTACGAGAGAGCTTTTGGAAGGGATGATCGCCCTGTAGATCCGGAAAAGGCTAAACAGTTTAAAAGTATCGGGCATTCAAGAACGCTTCCCGAGGATGCCGGAAGTCTGGAAGAAGTGAAACCGGTTCTAAAATATATGGCCGACTCCGTTTCTGCAAGGTTGAAGCGTAAATATGTTTATGCTTCCGGAATACAGCTTACTATCCGCTATAGTAGATGGGAAACAGTTCAGAGATCGTCGAGGCTGAAAGCTCCACTGGATGACGCTGAAGCTATTTTAAGGCAGGCAATGCTGTTGTGGGAGGAAAGCTGGGATGGTGAACCTGTAAGACTGGTAGGAATTACAGGAATTGATCTTATTCCAAAAGGGAGCGCGCAAAAGCAGCTGGATTTGTTTTCATATGAAAATGAACAATCCGAATGGGAAAAAGAAGAAATGCTGCGCACGTTAAACAAAAAATACGGAAAAGAAATTATTCGTAAAGGTGCGGTCAGGCCTCCCGATTCTTCATGA
- a CDS encoding low molecular weight protein-tyrosine-phosphatase — protein sequence MIRIFFVCLGNICRSPMAEAVFRHKAEKRGIESRLLIESAGTGEWHVGHQPHEETLKTLRYNHIPAGNMVGKQLNETDVDADYIIAMDAANLGYINQMRGSHTGNEVFRLLDLLPDIPEDDVPDPYMTGNFEEVFYLIDQGCEALLDYIIAKERL from the coding sequence ATGATACGTATATTTTTTGTCTGTCTTGGGAACATATGCCGATCTCCGATGGCAGAAGCGGTATTCAGGCATAAAGCTGAAAAAAGAGGGATAGAGTCCAGATTATTGATTGAATCTGCAGGGACGGGTGAATGGCATGTCGGTCATCAACCTCACGAAGAAACGCTGAAAACACTTCGATATAATCATATACCTGCAGGCAATATGGTCGGAAAGCAATTAAACGAAACGGATGTAGATGCAGACTATATCATTGCTATGGACGCTGCCAATCTCGGATATATAAATCAGATGAGGGGCTCCCATACTGGAAATGAAGTATTCCGCCTGCTTGATCTGCTTCCTGACATACCAGAAGATGATGTCCCTGATCCTTATATGACCGGAAACTTTGAAGAGGTTTTTTATTTGATTGATCAAGGATGTGAAGCTTTACTGGATTACATTATCGCAAAGGAAAGGCTTTAG
- a CDS encoding ion transporter, producing the protein MYTVSMAFIKEDQRKKFQNIVNHKMFTPVIISLILFNAVIVGVETYPGVYSENRLFFFTVDRVLLWVFTVEIALRLLAADSLSSFFKNSWNWFDFLIVAAGHIFVGAHFVTVLRILRVLRVFRAVSVIPSLRRLVDALLMTIPALGNIMLLMSIIFYIFAVIGTMLFQETAPEYFGNLQLSLLTLFQVVTLESWASQVMRPIFEELWWSWIYFVGFVLVGTFVVFNLFIGVIVSNVEKAEHDGSDPEEETKQELKHLRTEIKELKELIQENKNK; encoded by the coding sequence ATGTATACAGTATCCATGGCTTTTATAAAAGAAGATCAACGAAAGAAATTTCAGAATATCGTAAATCATAAGATGTTTACACCCGTTATTATTTCATTAATCCTCTTTAATGCAGTAATAGTTGGTGTTGAAACCTATCCGGGAGTCTATTCCGAAAACCGCCTCTTCTTTTTTACAGTGGACCGGGTTCTCCTATGGGTATTCACAGTAGAAATAGCACTTCGTCTTCTGGCAGCTGATTCCTTGTCCAGTTTTTTTAAAAACAGCTGGAACTGGTTTGACTTTCTTATTGTAGCTGCAGGCCACATATTTGTAGGAGCGCACTTTGTTACTGTTCTGCGGATATTGAGGGTCCTGAGAGTTTTTCGGGCTGTCTCCGTCATTCCTTCCCTTCGTCGATTAGTTGATGCACTGCTGATGACTATTCCAGCTCTTGGTAATATTATGCTGTTAATGAGTATAATTTTTTATATCTTTGCTGTAATCGGTACGATGCTCTTTCAGGAAACAGCTCCAGAATATTTCGGCAATCTTCAACTCTCCCTTTTGACATTGTTCCAGGTTGTCACTTTGGAATCCTGGGCTTCACAGGTGATGAGACCCATTTTTGAAGAACTCTGGTGGTCCTGGATATACTTTGTCGGGTTTGTACTCGTAGGAACGTTTGTTGTTTTCAACTTGTTCATCGGCGTTATTGTAAGTAATGTTGAAAAAGCCGAACATGACGGCAGTGATCCTGAAGAAGAAACAAAACAGGAACTTAAGCACCTTAGAACCGAAATTAAGGAATTAAAGGAATTAATTCAAGAGAACAAAAATAAATAA
- the proC gene encoding pyrroline-5-carboxylate reductase codes for MKVTIIGGGSMAEALIAGWTAQEYIRPGDIYVTNRSNDIRLAELARLYSIKTSRDTHELINNTDFLILSCKPKDWMEALKPYLPYLHNETVIISVMAGVTTASMQKAAPNSPVIRSMPNTSAAVCASMTSLAFGPGVSEEHISKTEFLFRGVGETAVIEESMMDAVTALTGTGPAYIYYLMESMEKAAANIGVPEHIGRELVAQTLIGASRRVQKEEATPSDLYMQIMSPGGTTEAGFNVLKERGVQEALIDCIAKAYERSQELGKNPSPPEV; via the coding sequence ATGAAAGTAACTATCATTGGCGGAGGATCTATGGCAGAAGCATTGATAGCAGGATGGACTGCCCAGGAGTACATAAGACCCGGAGATATATACGTTACTAATCGTTCTAACGATATCCGCCTTGCCGAACTTGCCCGGCTTTACAGTATCAAAACATCCAGGGATACTCATGAACTGATAAATAATACGGATTTTTTAATTCTTTCGTGTAAACCAAAAGACTGGATGGAGGCTTTAAAGCCGTATCTTCCCTATTTACATAATGAAACGGTAATTATTTCCGTAATGGCAGGAGTAACTACTGCTTCCATGCAGAAAGCAGCTCCGAATTCCCCTGTAATCAGAAGCATGCCGAACACTTCAGCTGCCGTATGTGCATCGATGACATCTCTTGCTTTTGGCCCCGGAGTCTCAGAAGAGCATATATCTAAAACCGAATTTCTTTTTCGTGGGGTTGGAGAAACTGCCGTCATTGAGGAATCCATGATGGATGCCGTTACTGCTCTTACAGGAACCGGCCCAGCTTACATTTATTACTTAATGGAATCTATGGAAAAAGCAGCGGCTAATATTGGTGTACCGGAACATATCGGCCGCGAACTTGTGGCACAAACATTGATTGGTGCCAGCAGGCGTGTTCAAAAAGAGGAAGCTACCCCATCGGATTTATACATGCAGATTATGAGTCCAGGAGGAACGACGGAAGCAGGCTTTAATGTATTAAAAGAACGTGGTGTTCAGGAAGCACTTATTGATTGTATAGCAAAGGCTTACGAACGGTCGCAGGAGCTTGGCAAAAATCCGTCTCCACCCGAAGTATAG